In Xiphophorus couchianus chromosome 8, X_couchianus-1.0, whole genome shotgun sequence, the following proteins share a genomic window:
- the crhbp gene encoding corticotropin-releasing factor-binding protein, which translates to MRVMERTFREQLFFLLLCLSVLKGDCRYTENNDISKDELYSLLSSDLRREIPELLTYRRPLRCLDMVAVEGQFTFTAETPQLSCATFFMAEPNELISVEFDSVDIDCSGGDFITTFDGWVMKGEKFPSSQDHPLPLYERYVNYCDSGTARKSLRSSQNVAMVFFRVHGAGSSFAMTVRKHVNPFPCNVMSQSPEGSYTMVTPQQHRNCSFSIIYPVAIDISEFSLGHHSNFPTRSLPSCAESGDYVQLLGGSGIDTSKLLPITDLCISFTGPTHMKIGCDNTVVRTVSSGRFVSRVSFSYRLLDSQELQTIKLNNVEDFCFNN; encoded by the exons ATGCGTGTTATGGAGCGCACTTTCCGGGAGCAGCTCTTCTTTCTGCTGCTATGTCTGTCCGTCCTCAAGGGAGACTGCAGGTACACCgag AACAACGACATCTCCAAAGATGAACTCTACTCGCTTTTAAGCTCTGATCTGAGGAGGGAAATACCCGAGCTGTTGACGTATCGCAGACCTTTGC GTTGCCTGGACATGGTGGCCGTGGAGGGTCAGTTCACCTTCACGGCTGAGACCCCCCAGCTCAGCTGCGCAACTTTCTTCATGGCGGAGCCCAACGAGCTGATCAGTGTGGAGTTTGACAGCGTGGACATCGACTGCAGCGGAGGAGACTTCATCACA ACGTTTGACGGCTGGGTGATGAAGGGCGAGAAGTTCCCCAGCTCCCAGGACCACCCGCTGCCTCTGTACGAGCGCTACGTGAACTACTGCGACTCGGGAACCGCGAGGAAAAGCCTGCGCTCCTCCCAGAACGTGGCCATGGTCTTCTTCCGCGTCCACGGCGCCGGCAGCAGCTTCGCAATGACGGTCAGGAAGCACGTCAACCCCTTTC CCTGCAATGTCATGTCACAGTCACCAGAGGGCAGTTACACAATGGTGACGCCGCAGCAGcacagaaactgcagcttctCCATCATTTATCCAGTGGCAATCGACATCTCAGAGTTCAGCCTGGGACACCACAGCAACTTCCCTAcg AGATCCTTACCTAGTTGTGCAGAGTCCGGGGATTACGtgcagctgctgggaggaagtgGCATCGACACGTCCAAACTGCTTCCCATCACAGACCTCTGCATCTCCTTCACTGGACCCA CCCACATGAAGATCGGCTGCGACAACACGGTGGTGAGGACGGTGTCCAGCGGGCGGTTCGTCAGCCGCGTGTCTTTCAGCTACAGGCTGCTGGACAGCCAGGAGCTACAGACGATCAAACTCAACAACGTGGAAGATTTCTGTTTCAACAACTGA